The following nucleotide sequence is from Zea mays cultivar B73 chromosome 1, Zm-B73-REFERENCE-NAM-5.0, whole genome shotgun sequence.
ggggcttcagcgcgggaaagtcgggtctctgttgcgatttactcgctcgacgttgtgggccatccgggtttgcaccaatccggtctcacgtcgctctgctttgttggttgtttctccccaggcccacgaaagaatgaccttacgatttattgggcccttgggcctttcgtgaggtcttttactcctttagtggacccgggggatatctatcccccacagagcTGGGCTGAGAAATGGAGAAGTGACCCGAGGATACAGGTAAagttcccttttctttttttcattTTCCAATTTCAGCTTTAAATCCCTACTTCAAATTTTTATTCTAGGTTTTAGATTTTGATAAAAATCACAACAAATAAACAAAATACCGAGCATGAGTTGCAAgtattcattttattttatttattcatttatttattaTCCTACATAAGAAAATGTTTTTTTGGATATGTAGCACACATATAATTATTTTAAGACAAATAGTTTCTATTGTATGATTACTTATTAGAAGATGTTCTTATACATTTCAACAAAAGATAATTTATAGAAGAATCTTTTATTGAATCTTTATTATAAAATTTTTATTttaggagatgtgacttcaaaAGTTATGGGAACTCTAAAAAAATCTAATTCAAGATCTTTGGAAATTTTCTACctaattctcaaaatgagattttgaggtgttacaatttcacaacactgaaaatctgataaccggtgtaGGGCCAATTCTCCAGGTCGCAGATCGTCCGCGTGaatacgccggaccgtccggggttaccaggaaaGTGCTCCTAATCGATTCGGTTGATAataaagccgatgcaagtgattggaggatgcccataactaattatttacgaaatcccaatgtcAGGACATATAAAAACAttcggcgtacaactttcaagtatgttttgatgagtgatgaactctaccgccgaacagtcaacgacgtcctgcttaagtgcttgggcccagatgatgctatattagccatgaccgaagtacatgaaggaatttgtggtacccatcaatcggctccaaaggtGAAGTGGCTGTTGTGAATGTCTgatttttattggcctaacatgatagctgattgtttcaagtactacaagggttgccaagtgtgtcaaaaattcggcgacctacagttggtccctgcagccgaattacatcctatcatcaagccttggcctttcagaggatgcagattagactttattggagaaattcatccttcatcgtcAAAGCGGCATCGGTTCGTGTTGGTTGCAacagactactttaccaaatggactgaagctgttgctctgaagaacatgacacacaaggaggtaattgagttcataactgagcatattgttcatagattcggcattcctcagaccttgactacagatcaaggaacttcttttatgtcaaaggaggtacgtgaatttgctgaattatatagggttaagttgcttaattcatctccatattatgctcaggccaatggacaagccgagtctagtaatagaacattgattaacttgataaaaatgaaaataaccgataatcctaagcattggcataagattttgtccgaaactttatgggctcatagaatatctaaacatagtgctactaaagtatctccttttgagcttgtctatgggcaggaagcagtgttgcctgtggaaataagtttgaatgctgtcaggttcgccagacaaaataatCTAACTgtcactgattattataattcaatgatggataatattgatgaggtgaccgacaagagggtgatagctttgggagcaataaaaaaggacaagatcatggtagccagggcctacaacaagaaggtcaaagcaaaatcatttcagataggagacctggtgtggaaaaccatcctgcctctaaggaataaagaccgaaagtttgggaaatggccgctaagctgggagggtccttacaaagtaaaacaggtaatgtctggtaacgcctatttactacaaacattacaaggcaaggatttacccaaaGCTTTGAACGGGCGTTTTCTtaagcagtaccatcctagtatgtggcaagatgcttaagaaaacTGATGTATTCACATCGAGTTAAAATGCTTTTggatttgctcagctccaccaaaaggcaggggggcatatgttgggcaccaCTTTGAGCCAGCGCACGGTCTggtcctgaggccggacggtccgtggtccggacagtccgcgtctgtgggccggacggtccgcgcttgcgcagagcagtttagggttccgagttttgtgttacggttgttagctaaatccGCGGAAAtaactcggaaattagtttgtaaagggtccagccccccgcctctataaatagagaggtatacgtccgatttgtaatcatcaatcgaatcaaaacacttctatttcgcatttatttcctaggagtagttctagtttagccttctgatccccaaattcttcgcctctcttcgactctacgtggattagaggagtctaggtcggcctgcccgagcctagacaactcctaggatctctcctccccgacggggttcctcccgggagcgagatccagcgccgccggcgatcttccgccgcccctgcgcatacgcggaccgtccggccgttaggcaggaaaccctagcccctgcgccaggtcgcggaccgtccggcccctggccgcggaccatccgcgcctgaccagagagcaccgccacagtttttgttgagtgtttggcgctccaaaaaggcgtcaacagccACTAGGTCCACAACTCTATGCATAGCCCAAAAATATTTTATACCCTATTAAATTCTCtatatttcttagtcaaaaaataTTTTATAAGTCTATTAATTCTCTGTTTTCCTATGAATTAGTCCGAGGTGTGATCCACCACTCCACCATTGCAGCACAAATCGCGTAGACCACATCCACAAATTCTTTTATATGCTCATCAATTTTATATGGTCCCAATAAAATTTCCGTCCACCGCGTAGCGAAAATTCACCACACTCTAGCGACAGCGTGATTGCTGGACCTTCTGTACTGGCAGCCCAATAAGCATCCCGCCGTAAGGGGCGCTTGGGGGCCAGCATGTCAATGTCAGCGTTTCGTTTCACATTTCCTCCTGTCCTCATGTCGAAATCGaattttctctattttaaatTGTCAATTGAAACGAGGCTAAACTCATGAGTTACTTGTGCGGCATTTTGTAGGCTACTTCTAGAGCTGTACAATGGGAAGGACCAAGACATTGAAATCCATTTTAGTATCCTGTATATTGTCTTCCCTATTACCATTTTCTGTTCACTAACAAACCTGCATTTTTTTATACAGTGTCTTCTAATTTTAAATGTTCAAACCGTATTTCAAAATGTCACTTTATTTCTAAATCATTATTTTAGAGAGCCATGTGTTGTGTATAAAATTCGCTTTTGTATATATATATCTCTATTGACCGCTATTGGGGTTTGAACAGCTGCCCCCCTCCCCCTCCCAGCAACACGTACGCACCGACGACACGGAAGTAGCGTATTGGAAACGAAAAATCTAAAAATAAAAATCGCACGTCGATGAGATGGCGAAGATTCAGAGTTGAACGGAGTGAGACAGTGAGTGAGTCATGCAGATACACGGCAAATTTCCGTCTCCAAATGTCTCGCTCATACAAGCATGCATATGGTATTTGTCTACGGTGATTTGGTAGCCTCAGCTCTCAAAGCTCTGATGCACTAGCTAGTAGCGTTAGGTGAGCAGGCAAGTGAAGCTCAGCTTCACTAACACTAAACAACGCAGAGCCCGCCTGAGCCTGACACGGATCGACCAGCCTCTGCCTTATCAAAaagcaggggggggggggggggggggaggggggaaGTGATTGATACCACACCAGGACACTAACAACTCTTGCCGTTAGAGCTGTGCTAGAAGCTTAACAACTCAAATAATCACCAAACTATTGCCTACAAATTCATTAATCCAGCGACTACACGCATATCAGGAGAACAAAATCTGTTTTCTTATGCCATTTAGTTGGCTGGATAACCTCTTCCTACCAGCACTGACCATCTGCAATACATACATTACTACACTGCCTCAACTCTCGAGTCTGAAAGAAGTTTCTTGGATCCTAACACCATTTGATGCCTTCCGAACTCAGAAGCAATAATCAGGACTCCAAATCTCGGGGTTGCCAACTTACATCCTTAGCTCCTCCTTGTTTAAAGTTTTGATGGAAAGGTGTGTTCCACCTGCTACGCCATttcagaaagaaagaaagaaaaaaaatgcaCGCTCATCGAGCATCTTCCGGGCTTGGTTTTATATATGAGGATACGAACAGAAAGATGGCGTTTCCTTGTCCTTTTGGACAAGGGGTCACTTGTAACCCTAGCGACCTCGCAACTAAATGGAACAAGACCATTCTAAACTAGAAAAATTAGGGCCTATAGAAACTAAATGTATTAGACCATGCCGAGTCATCAGTGCATACTGCATATATAGCCTttttttgtctttgccgaatctgTGTTATGTTTTAAGTCCTTTCCATAAACTACAGATATGTGTTTTCCCTATCTTAATAAGTAAAAAAGCAGAGCTTCTACCCTTACAATAAAAAAAGGCTGTTagaatttattattattatttttctcgTTTCATTGTTTTCATCGTTGAATTATGCATAGAACTTTAACTTTAGCAATCCTTTATCCCCCTCCCCCCTCACAAATTCAGACAACCACCCACTAAGTACATATCAAATGCTGCACCTGCTTCAGGAGAAAATATTTATTTAGGTACACCGCACACATGACATGATACAGCAGACCTGACTTTCCCTtgaaaaaaaaaagagagagaggcaAATTTCATTAGCACTTTAGCATTAAGAGATTTACAAAAAAAAAATGGACCTTTAATGTAAATGCAACGAGCAAAGTGAATTTCCTGTCCCGGCATGCATGCAGCAGCATAGCAACCATACTTGCTACTAGCTAGCCAGTGGTGATAAAGAAAGGCAGGATGAAGCTGGCCAAGTAATCCCAGCTCAAGAATAACAGATCTACATTTTCTTCAGTTTTGTGGTGCGTTTTTATCAACATAGTACCGACGATGATGGGTTCGTTGCACTGTTGAAAAAGCTTTGGAATTAAATGGAAAGATTGTGGTGACAGGGATCAGAGGGATGAAATTGGCCGCATATTTCAcccggagcaacagctactgtACATGAAGTCAGGTTTAAGCAATACTGTTTAGGCCAAGAAGGGGTTCTTGAAACTGCCAAAAAGCAGAGTGATCATGTGATGAAGATAACTTGGACAAAACTGACCACAGAATTTGGAGTTCAATGAAACCAACCTGAAAGCCGATCAATGACAGAGAAAACCCGGATGAAATTGGCCATGTAATCTGGAGCTGCAAACGTACCATGTCGTCTATGTTTAAACCACCGCCTGTTTCTAGTCCCTAAAATAAGTTACCAGCCGTTGCGAGAGGTTTGGACTTGGCTCAGGATTTCTCAGCCAAGTATTACCACCGGAAAGGTGAAACTGAAAATGAAAAGCAGGATTGGAGCTATCCACATTTCGTCAATGTAGCTAGCTGTCGGAGTTGTCATTAGCCTGTTGTGAACTGCTGGTAGCGTAGCATAGTACTGAAATTTTAAATAACACGAAAAACTTTCATATACAACCTACGTTAATAATTAAGCTATTTGCTTTCTTGTGTGTGTAGTATAGTTATTAAATACCCAGCTATCCCCTTTCAGTTACCAGAAAGGTAATTACTGACAAGGAGTAGCAGGAAGAGATGAGCCAAGGGAACTCATGCATGAACCATGTATGTAGTGTGCTGAAACCACCAGCAATTTCCACTCACTCACTAAACTAGAAAACTAACACCATCGCCCATTTTTTTCTCAATAAGATCAAGTGGAAGCTTTCAAGCAGCTACCTTGAAGCCCATATGCTACCAAACCATGCCAGGACGTAACACCTTCTGAAGCTGGAAGCCTTTATAATAGACCCACAACCACACAATACCAAACCTCATTCCAAGCTCTCTTCATTGGTTCATAGCTAGCTAGTTCGCCTCCCAAAAACACCTGCCCTCGTGCGTGGCAGGAGCACGGGCACGATGATCAGCACAGCGCACAGCCGGCAGCAGCACCATGCCTTCGAGAAGAGCCCTGGCAACAGCCACATGAAGAGCATCGACAGGAAGCTGCAGCAGGCCATGAGCCAGGCGGCCAGCAAGTACATGCAGAGGATCTACCCTCTAGGCATGCAGAGGAGCAGCTCCAGCCTCACATTGTCGTCGCTCTCGCTGTCGCAGAACTCCAACGACTCCTCCATCAGCAGCTCCAACTCCAGCTGGGAGCCCAAGGTGCCGCTGCTCTACGGCGGCACCTTCAGCCCATGGGGCGACGTCATGGTGTCTCGGGAGATGAGGCGGGAGGACGATGACAAGGTCAGTGACCATGACGTCGAAGGAggcgaggaggacttggactgcaGTGAGCCGGGGAGCCTGCGTAGGTGCAGCTGGATCACCAAGAACAGTGGTAAGAAATTCAGTAGTGCTAGCTAACTTTGTTTATGTCAGTCCTTTTTTGTTTGTGATCTTAATTCATCTATTTAGTAttacctccgttctcgaatatttgtcgctcGCTAGTCCATTTTAAACTAAAACacaacaaataaaaaagaacggatagAGTACTTTATTTCACATGCACTACATTAGGATGGACAGTTTCTAATCCAAACCTATCATCTCATCCAGTTTGACAGAGCTGGGCTTTTGAGAACATCGGTTTCTTTGCACAGGAGATGTGCATATATTTTTTATTATCTAAAATTATGAAGATGCATATATACATTGTTATCTTAATAAAAGGAGATGTATGTATGCCCTCGGCTAACTGAATGATGCAAAAGAAAGTAAATTTCACCAACCAATGACTATATAAAGATTGTTCCCACCTTtttaaaaaaaggaaaaaaaacaaaAGAGAGAGAGGCAGAGAGTTTGGATAGACAAACCTTGTTGACATCAGACAGCAGACAGCCCTGTTGACATCGCTGACTTGGTGCTCTGATTTGACTGGCCAAACCTGAGTGCTGGTGAGATGGAGAGTACTACCAGCGTTCAGTTGACAAATTCATCAGAAAGGGACTTGTTGGGTGAAGTTTGTTAAGCAAACTAGACTTAAACTAGGGACCAAACCCAAAAAAAAAGAAGCGAAAACTGACTGACAGGAAAACTAAACGCATTCGTGTTGTGCAGACGAGGCGTACGTCCAGTTCCACGACGAGTGCTGGGGCGTCCCTGTGTACAGCGACAAGTATTTGATTTCGCCACCACATTTGCTTCTCCCTGATGAACGAATTTGTGAACTAATAACTTGAAACTAAGCTTCATGCTGTACGCACGCAGCCGGCTGTTCGAGCTTCTGTCGCTGTCAGGGATGCTGATCGACCACAACTGGACGGAGATACTGAAGCGGCGGGACATGTACAGGGAGGCGTTCGCCGACTTCGACCCCAGCGCGGTGGCGCggatggaggaggaggacgtGGCGGAGATCAGCGGCGACAGGGAGCTGAGGATCGCCGAGTGCAGGGTCCGGTGCATCGTGGAGAACGCCAGGTGCATCCAGAGGGTGGCCAGGGAGTTCGGCTCCTTCAGCGGCTACATGTGGGGCCACGTGAACCACCGGCCGGTGGTGGGCAAGTACCGCCACCACAAGTACATCCCGTTCCGGACGCCCAAGTCGGAGGCGGTGAGCAAGGACCTCGTCCGCCGGGGCTTCCGCCTCGTCGGCCCCGTCATCGTCTACTCTTTCATGCAGGCCGCCGGCATGGCCATCGACCACCTCGTCGACTGCTTCCGCTTCCACGACTGCGTCCGCCTCGCCGAGCGCTCCTGGGGCATCACCAACGTCGCCGCGTAGGCGTAGCCAGCCGGCCCCTCAATATCTGTGCATGCATGCCTCTCCAAGTTTTTCACACCTTCTTCTTGGTGTTGTTATTGTTTTTTTGTTTGGAGATCGGAATTGTGTGTGAAATTACGTAGAGTATGTACTCTACTAAGTTATGATGTAATACTTCTATTAACTCTTTGCCAATGAAAAGTAGTACTGAACTAATAGGACTGCATGCAAGTGGCTTCGGCCTTCTGCAACAGCAGCAAGCCGCTTCTTTTTTTTTCCATATTAAAAAAGGGGAAATTAAATCTGCACTATTAAAAGGTTTGAAATTTAGATCTTATTTGAGACTGCTCCAGCTCCAGAAATGTTCGGTGGGATTGTGTGTGAAATTGTATAGAGTTTGTATGGTAAGTTATGATGTAAATGTAATACTTCTATTAACTCTTTGCCAATAAAAAAGTAGTACTGAACTAGTTAGACTGCAGGTTTCTGCAACAGCAGTAAGTCGTTTTTCTTTTGCCATGTAAAAAAGGGGGAAATT
It contains:
- the LOC100282754 gene encoding uncharacterized protein LOC100282754 isoform 2 (isoform 2 is encoded by transcript variant 2), with product MISTAHSRQQHHAFEKSPGNSHMKSIDRKLQQAMSQAASKYMQRIYPLGMQRSSSSLTLSSLSLSQNSNDSSISSSNSSWEPKVPLLYGGTFSPWGDVMVSREMRREDDDKVSDHDVEGGEEDLDCSEPGSLRRCSWITKNSDEAYVQFHDECWGVPVYSDKYLISPPHLLLPDERICELIT
- the LOC100282754 gene encoding uncharacterized protein LOC100282754 isoform 1 (isoform 1 is encoded by transcript variant 1), which translates into the protein MISTAHSRQQHHAFEKSPGNSHMKSIDRKLQQAMSQAASKYMQRIYPLGMQRSSSSLTLSSLSLSQNSNDSSISSSNSSWEPKVPLLYGGTFSPWGDVMVSREMRREDDDKVSDHDVEGGEEDLDCSEPGSLRRCSWITKNSDEAYVQFHDECWGVPVYSDNRLFELLSLSGMLIDHNWTEILKRRDMYREAFADFDPSAVARMEEEDVAEISGDRELRIAECRVRCIVENARCIQRVAREFGSFSGYMWGHVNHRPVVGKYRHHKYIPFRTPKSEAVSKDLVRRGFRLVGPVIVYSFMQAAGMAIDHLVDCFRFHDCVRLAERSWGITNVAA